In Thermococcus sp. CX2, the genomic stretch TTGTCCATACCCTTCGGACCGAGGGTGGTCCTGATGGTCTCGGCGACTATCCTAGCGGCCAGAATGTTGAGCCTCTGGGCGTCCCTTCCAACGTACCTCTGGGTTCCCTCGGGCAGAATAACAACCGGCTGTCCAGCGAGCTGGGCCATCTCCCCTCACCTCCGCCCGTTCTCTTTTTTATGAGTGGAGGACTTTTAGTTACAATTAGTGCATCCGCTTTATCGTTCCTTTGGGCTATTTATAAAATTTTCGGTCCCTTGCTACGCCAGTGCGGCAGTGCGGTACGCCAGGGGATGAAAGTTTCAGGAAATCAGAGCCGCCAGGTGACCCAGTCTTCTCTCTTAACACTAACACCGTCATTCTTCCAACTACAGAGCGCTTCAGAGGGCTAAACTTTGTGCACCTTTGCCCCAGCAACCCGCTCCAGGATGGGGACGTAGGACAGGCCCGGGTTTATTCCCCTTCCTCTCGTGTCATAAACCGTAAGCTCAATATCCCTCTTTTTCAGCGCCCTGGCCAGCTCCGTTATTTCCTCCTTAATCCTCTTTCCAAAGAACGGAACGTTCGCCTTTCCGTCGGTTATTAGAAAAGCTCTCACCTTGACCGACCGGTCCTTCATCCTCTCCCTGTTCGCTAAAAGCAAAAGATTGTAGAGGGCAGAGCTTAAAGGTGTCCTCCCTCCAGTCGGAACGCTCTCTATTTTCTCAAGCACTTCCCAGTAGTTCTTAGTGGGTGGGACGAATATCTCCGCCTGGTTACCTTTCGCAACGATCAGGGCCATCTTTGACTTTTTGATGTAGCCGTTCTCAACCAGCTTCTCCGCTATCCCCTTCGCGATGCTAATTCTTTTCTGCACAGCCATGCTTCCGCTCGAATCCAGGAGCAGAACCCAGAGCGTTGGTGCCTTTGCTTTCCTGACTCTAACGCGAAGGTCGTTTAAATCAAGCTTTATTGGAGGCTTTTTTCCATTCAACATGGCGCAGATAGCCGAGTTGTAAAAATCAACATCCCTTATTTCACCTTTGGGGGGAACGTAAGAGACGGGAATGCCTTTCGGAAAGTTTACCACTGTAACGCTGACGTCCCTTGAGGAGCGGTATCCTATGAATTCGCTTCCATCGAAGTTTTTGCTCTCTATCCTTGGGATTTTAGCTTCGCTTGAGCGAAAATTTTTCTCTAAATTTCCAATCCCCTGACTTCGAGACTCCTGGTTTCTCCTTTCACTTTTTTCTTCCTTCTTGTGCTCATGCTTATGGTCGTGTTTGTGGTCGTGATTGTGCTTGCCATCGTCCTTAGGCTTTGGGGGCCTCATCTGGGGTGGCTTTTGGAAGGGCTTGTCCCGCAGGCGGTGCGGTAAAGCTAATTCCATGGCTTTTTCTAGGTCTTCCAGTGAGACCCTTCTCCTTCCGTTTAGGGCAGCTATTGCCTTGGCCGTCTTTATCGTTGCTATCTCGGCCCTGTTGGTTTTGATTCCCAGGTTAACGACCGTTTCAGCCAAAAGCTTCAGCAAATCGTCGCTTATCTCGACCTTCGGCAGAATCTCCCTTGCCTTAACGATCCTCTCCGTGAGCTTCTTCTCTTCGCTCTCATACTTTCTGTAGAAGCTTATGGGGTCTTCATGGAACTCCTCAACGCGCTTGACTATCTCTATCCTCTCCTCTGGGTTCATCGGTGCTGAAACTTCAACGCATAAACCGAACCTGTCGAGGATCTGCGGTCTGAGCTCGCCTTCCTCAGGGTTCATGCTTCCAACCAGGATGAACCTCGCCGGATGCCTGAAAGAAATCCCTTCCCTCTCTATCGTGTTCCATCCCATTGCTGCAGCATCTAAGAGTGAATCGGCTATGTAGTCATCGAGAAGGTTCACCTCATCGATGTAAAGGACCCCTCTGTTTGCTTCCGCTAGTATTCCCGGCTGCAGAGCTTTTTTGCCCTCCTTCAAAAAGCGCTCCACATCAACGGTTCCAACGAGCCTGTCTATGGTAACACTAAGGGGCAAGTCCACAACGCGCATCTTCCTCTTTGCAACCGGCAGCTCTTCTCCCCGCTCATACCTCTCATAACAGCTGTCGCACATCTCCAAAGGATTTCTCGGATTGCAGTTGAAGGGACAATCTGCCACAACTTCAATCTCGGGCAAAACGTTGGCCAAAGCCCTAACTAGGGTCGATTTCCCCGTTCCCTTATCACCCTTAAGCAGGACACCACCGATCAGCGGATTAACGGCCACAGCCAGCAACGCCAGCTTGGCCTTTTCCTGCCCGACTATTGCAGAGAACGGGAAGACCAAACGCTTGTCTCTTTGAGCTTTTTCCATTGATGTCACCTCCTCAGATCTCTTCTTCAAGCATTCCGTCCAGCTCAAGGTATCTGTCCTCTAGTTCATCCAAAACTTCCTCATCAGCGTCCCAGTAACCCCTCTTATTCGCTTCAAGGAGCCTTTCGAGTATTTCCTTTGTCGCATACGGATTGCTTTCCTTTAGCCTTTCAAATATCTCCTCATCAAACACAAACCTTTCAGCAACTTTATCCCATACCCAGTTTTCCACGGCATTTGTAGTTGCCGCCAAGCCGAGCAGGTTCTCAATCCTTTCCGCTATTTTTTGCACTCCTAAAAACTCATGCTTCAGCATCTCATTTATCCACTTTGGATTGAGGATCCTTGTTATGGTTCCTCTTTCTATCGCCTCTTTAACGCTCTCAACTTTTACAACCTCCCTTGTAGTGTCCGCTATGAGCATTTCTGGCTTCTCACCCTTCAGGAGTTCAATGGATTTTGATAAACCGCCAAAAAACTCGTAGTAATGGTCTAAATCCGTGATTTCGTAGTCGTGAGAGTCCCTCACTTGCGAAACGAGGTCCACTTTCCTCAAAAGACTTTCGAAGACTTCACGCGCCTCCCTGGAGTAGTGCCCTTTTGTGTATGCGTAACTCATGGAGGAGATGTAAGCTTCTGCTAGGTCTCTTTCTTCGCCCCAAATGCCATCCTCGACAAGTTGGAGTAATCTCGTGTTGTATTCTGTTGAAGTAGGCCCAAAAATTCTCGCCTTTGCCAGCTCTCCATAGTTACCTAGCTCTTTCACATGTTTTTTCACAAAGTTCATCTCTTCCGGCTCATCAAGCTCCGCGACCATTCTAAAGGCTTTATCGAGCAGCTCCATAACATTTGGAAACATCTCCCTAAAGAAGCCACATATTGTAACGACAACGTCTATCCTCGGCCTTCCAAGTTCCTCAAGGGGAATCACTTCAAGCTTCTTTTCCCAGGGGCTTGCGTGAACTACCCTGACCCCAATGTATTCCAGTATTTGGGCGATTGTTTCTCCATAAGTTTTTGCCGTTTCAAATCCCCAAAGAACTACACCGACGCTCTCTGGATATTTTCCATGCTTTTCTAGATATTTCCTTATTGTTGTCTCTGCTATTTTCCTTCCCCTCTCAACGGCGGATTCCGTTGGGACTTTTAGCGGATCAAATGCGTAAATGTTCCTTCCCGTTGGCAAGACCTCTGGATTTCTTATAACGTCTCCTCCAACGGAGGGCTCTATATACAGCCCGTTCAGACCTTCAATCAAGTTTTCAAGCTCCAAAGAGTTATCTGCAAACTTTTTAGCAACCTCAAGAGCGTGTTTCAGTGTCTTCTCATACTCCGGGAATCTTTCGCCCTTTAAAAATCGCTTAACAATTTCTTTCGCCTCTTCCTCGATTTCTTTGAGTTTTGATGGGTTGTTAAGCACTTCTTCGTAGGCTAAACCCTTCTTCTCGGCGATTAACCTGTTCAGGGACTTTATCTCCCCTCTATCGTATCTTGCTATGAGTGTTATGAAGTCCTCCAATTCCTCCAGGCTGTATTCCTCCCCTATTACGTGCAGGCCCTTTGGAATTATTGAGCGTTTGTATTCGTAGAGTTTTGCCTCTATTTCGTCCAGGTTGTCCCCAAGATTTAACTTCTCCGCAAGCTCTAACGCTTTTTTCTTTGCTATCTCCGCCCTC encodes the following:
- a CDS encoding VWA domain-containing protein; the encoded protein is MEKAQRDKRLVFPFSAIVGQEKAKLALLAVAVNPLIGGVLLKGDKGTGKSTLVRALANVLPEIEVVADCPFNCNPRNPLEMCDSCYERYERGEELPVAKRKMRVVDLPLSVTIDRLVGTVDVERFLKEGKKALQPGILAEANRGVLYIDEVNLLDDYIADSLLDAAAMGWNTIEREGISFRHPARFILVGSMNPEEGELRPQILDRFGLCVEVSAPMNPEERIEIVKRVEEFHEDPISFYRKYESEEKKLTERIVKAREILPKVEISDDLLKLLAETVVNLGIKTNRAEIATIKTAKAIAALNGRRRVSLEDLEKAMELALPHRLRDKPFQKPPQMRPPKPKDDGKHNHDHKHDHKHEHKKEEKSERRNQESRSQGIGNLEKNFRSSEAKIPRIESKNFDGSEFIGYRSSRDVSVTVVNFPKGIPVSYVPPKGEIRDVDFYNSAICAMLNGKKPPIKLDLNDLRVRVRKAKAPTLWVLLLDSSGSMAVQKRISIAKGIAEKLVENGYIKKSKMALIVAKGNQAEIFVPPTKNYWEVLEKIESVPTGGRTPLSSALYNLLLLANRERMKDRSVKVRAFLITDGKANVPFFGKRIKEEITELARALKKRDIELTVYDTRGRGINPGLSYVPILERVAGAKVHKV